CGCCGCTCCTTTGGCGATGGTGGCAGCACCAATAgtcgcaacagcaacaacaacagcagcacctgcACCAATCACAACAACCAGAAGCGTTGCAGCACTCCCTTGACACCCACCAGCACAAGCACGGGACGCCTGGAGGTGCCCGGAGCGGCATCCGTGAGCCGTCGGAGCAGCATCTACAAGAAGCCGGACAAGAATGATGGCGGACAGATTCATATGATACCGGATGTGGACTTGCCGCTGATGACATTCGCCGATCAGTACAACATTGAGAAGACACTGGCGGAGGGATGTTTTGCGAAGATTCTGCTGTGCCGGCATAGGCCCACCAATACGCTGGTGGCCCTGAAGGCAGTGCATGCAGAGCTCACCACGATCAAGGAGTTCCAGAAGGAGTTCCACTACAACTACGAGTTGTCGCACCATCACCACATCCTGAGCGCCTACGCGGTGGCCTTCCAGACCATGGACTACTACGTCTTTGCGATGGAGCATGCACCGTACGGGGATCTAGCCTCGAACATTGGACCCAATGGCCTGCATGAGAATGCCTGCAAATTGATATCCGAGCAGTTGAGCTCGGCCCTAGGCTTCATGCACTCGAAGAATCTGGTGCATCGGGATCTGAAGATCGAGAATATTTTGGTGTTTACGCCGGACTTTACCCGGGTGAAGCTGTGCGACTTTGGGGCCACCACCAAGAAGGGTCTGCTGGTGCACAAGGTGAAGCACACGTGGACCAGCTGTGTGCCgccggagcagctggagctgatCAAGAACGAGCGCTTTCAGTGCCTGCCCATCAGCGACTCCTGGCAGTTTGGCATCTTGCTGTACAACATCCTCACGGGCAATCCGCCATGGCAGTCCGCGGACTGGGTCAAGGATCAGTCTTATGCCAACTTCATGAAGTACGAACAGCGCAAGACGACCAAAGTCCCTGACAGTTTCCGACGGTTTTCGCCCCGTCTGATGCGCTGCTTCCGCAAGTATCTCAGCCACGACCCAGAGGATCGCTGCAAGATCACCGAGGTGACCAAGTACATGAAGGATCGCTGGGTTGAGTGCCGCATCTCCACCTCCAAGTCGGCCACCCTCATCTCGCCCACCCACCACGACCAGGACTCGTGCATCTATCTGAACCAGCGCGAGGGCCGACTCTCTGGCGATGAGAACAAACTGAGATTCAAGCGCATGATGTCCAGCTATGGCCTGGACATACCCATCGATCCGACCATGGTGCGACGGCGAGTCTGGGACTGGCTATCCACATGTGATGCCAGTTTTGATCCAGATGTCGAGAGCTTGCATGGCCTGGATACGATGCATTAGAGAGAGATTCTCGATAATATCATCCTCTGCGGAACTGTTTGAATTTGTAGGTCTATGAGATCATATTTgataaaaccaaaaccatatttataaatgttagAGAAAATTGTCTATAGGTATTTAATTTAGTGAGAATTAATGTCAGGTTAAGTAAAcccagcacaaaaaaaaaaaaaaaaaaaaacacgtcAACGGATTACTTTCCACTAGTGTTACCTTTCTAGTCTTCCGCCACGATGATTTTCTtcgatatatatgtatgtatatactataCATAATGTGTGATTTACGCGTTACTTACTTTATATATACGATACATATACAGATACGGTACGATACCAACTAATGCAATTATCTAGAATCTAAAatttatatatgcatatatatgtatacatactcCGATATTTGTAGAGAACAATTAAGGGATGACCAATTACTAGACACTTAAgatttgttgtatatttttgtagtaGATAATCTTAATGTCTATCTTTAATCTGTAACCATAGTCCTTCTATGTGTATCTCCTATAAAtctttgtgtgtatatattctCCTTCGATTGCATACGACTTTTACTATAAAgtttattgatattgatatccTATGTATACCATATACcataaagaaatataataGAACCCCAAACTGAGTTTCCATGAAAGTTTGCAGAGTATTGCTAAAGCTAAAATATCTTTGCAGGTCCACAGGTCCAGTTCCAGATGATCTCATTAAACATTTTGGCAAACGGATTTCATCTAAACAAAATTTTCATAATCATCATAAAAGTTCATCATGAAAATATTCGGTGGTTCGCGGGGGAAACATACAAACTAATcggtaaatatttattatttaaattttaattatttattgttgtttggaTACTGGTGGTGGCCTTTGCAGCAAATCGGATTAGTCTTTGGCTAATTACTTTCGAAGGCATTTCGAAGGTCGTCGCCATTGTTGACTTTGAAAAGCAGTGCGCGGTCAGGGTGTGGTTTCCCAAGGGGGTTTACTCGGTCGCTGGAGAAGAATACCCACCCAAAACATATCGGACAGGATGTGACGCCTCGGTTCGTAATAAACAAACAGGCACATATCCCGCTCAGGTTCATTCAACAATAGGTGCTGGggttgtcttttgtttggtttgtgggTGGACCCGGACACATTGTTTGCATTAGGCGCCTGTCTCGTCTTCTTCTTGTCATTGGCATTAACGTGCATGGATATCATCCCAATGGAATCTATGGCCCCTTTGAATCTGATCAATATGCCAACTGATTGATTAATCGTATCGGAGTAACCTGTAATTAAGTTAAACGCTTGAGGGGTCAGTGGCGTTTCACCTTGACTTTGTTTGATAGAAGACAACAGCAGACTCGGGGCAACTTTTTATGAGGCGCATGCCAGCACTTAAAAGTATTTAATGCCCCCCCTCCGGTAGGGGACTTTAATATTGGCTAGACGTGAAATGTGAATGGGGTTTGCTAGGGATTGGACTTGCAAATACTTTGGAAATTGGAGAAAACTATTGCCGGATAAGCAGGAGAAACAATGT
The sequence above is a segment of the Drosophila subobscura isolate 14011-0131.10 chromosome U, UCBerk_Dsub_1.0, whole genome shotgun sequence genome. Coding sequences within it:
- the LOC117901601 gene encoding serine/threonine-protein kinase meng-po; protein product: MGTIEKRSFSFRLRRSFGDGGSTNSRNSNNNSSTCTNHNNQKRCSTPLTPTSTSTGRLEVPGAASVSRRSSIYKKPDKNDGGQIHMIPDVDLPLMTFADQYNIEKTLAEGCFAKILLCRHRPTNTLVALKAVHAELTTIKEFQKEFHYNYELSHHHHILSAYAVAFQTMDYYVFAMEHAPYGDLASNIGPNGLHENACKLISEQLSSALGFMHSKNLVHRDLKIENILVFTPDFTRVKLCDFGATTKKGLLVHKVKHTWTSCVPPEQLELIKNERFQCLPISDSWQFGILLYNILTGNPPWQSADWVKDQSYANFMKYEQRKTTKVPDSFRRFSPRLMRCFRKYLSHDPEDRCKITEVTKYMKDRWVECRISTSKSATLISPTHHDQDSCIYLNQREGRLSGDENKLRFKRMMSSYGLDIPIDPTMVRRRVWDWLSTCDASFDPDVESLHGLDTMH